The Streptomyces sp. NBC_00459 DNA segment GCCGCGAAGGTGACCACGAGAACCTGGAGGCCGGGGGAGCGCAGTGCCGAGCCGCCCCTGTGCTGCGAGAGCGGATGCGGCTTCGGCTCGGTGTCGCGCTGGGACGTCAGCCAGAAGACGCCGACCGCCAGGAAACAGGCCGCGAGCAGCGGTCCCGCCTCCGGGAACCACACCGTCGACAGTCCGATCGAGAGGATCGGCCCGAAGATGAAGCAGACCTCGTCCACCACGGACTCGAAGGAGTACGCGGTGTGCAGTTGCGGGGTGTTCCGGTAGACGGCCGCCCAGCGCGCCCGGGTCATCGCGCCGACGCTCGGTACGCAGCCGATGCCGGCGCTGCACACGAACAGCACCCAGTCCGGCCACCCGAAGTGCGCGGCGAGCAACAGCCCGGCCGAGGCCGACAGGGCGGCGAGCGTCGCGGGACGCAGGACACGGCGCTGCCCGTACCGGTCGACCAGGCGTGAGACCTGGGGGCCCGCCACCGCGGCCGCCAGGGCGATGGTCGCCGAGAGCGCGCCCGCGAGGCCGTAACGGCCGGTGAGCTGGGAGACCATCGTGACCACGCCGATGCCCATCATCGACAGCGGCATCCGGCCGAGGAACCCCGCGGCGGTGAAGCGCCCGGAGCCGGGGGCGGCGAACAGGGCGCGGTAGGGGCTGGGCACGGGAGTCTCCGGTCGATCCGGTAAGAGGGTGGCGAATGCGTGGGTAAGGCGTGAAGGGAGCTGTTACAGCTTACGAGTCAGGTGAACCCAACGCACTCTCGGGGACGGGCCGGGATCTCGTCCGTCAGAGGGGGGTGGCAGGATCGGAGCCATGCCAGATGCGCTCGACGCCACCCCCTACGACG contains these protein-coding regions:
- a CDS encoding MFS transporter; its protein translation is MPSPYRALFAAPGSGRFTAAGFLGRMPLSMMGIGVVTMVSQLTGRYGLAGALSATIALAAAVAGPQVSRLVDRYGQRRVLRPATLAALSASAGLLLAAHFGWPDWVLFVCSAGIGCVPSVGAMTRARWAAVYRNTPQLHTAYSFESVVDEVCFIFGPILSIGLSTVWFPEAGPLLAACFLAVGVFWLTSQRDTEPKPHPLSQHRGGSALRSPGLQVLVVTFAATGAIFGAVDVVTVAFAEERGHKGAASVVLALYAAGSCAAGAVFGLLHLPGAPERRWLLGVCATAVSMIPLLLVGNLPSLAVALFVAGLSIAPTMITTMSLIEQHVPRAQLTEGMTWVSTGLAVGVALGSSVSGWVIDAAGASAGYGVPVASGAVAVAVGFLGYRRLNRPAPCRGGTVEQHSERQERHVA